The Caulifigura coniformis genome includes a region encoding these proteins:
- a CDS encoding LutC/YkgG family protein, translating to MADSRNEVLSRIRSRQWDGLAAPDLNQAWTRYDDPQHQFAETLKMVGGRCVVVNSVEEACADLRHFEPFAAAKKTVSCVPGVGCSNFDLASVTDPHLLEDVDFAILPGELAVAENAAVWVTDQNVPHRVLYFLPQHLALVVPVARLMHNMHEALAEVEPGRRAFGCFLAGPSKTADIEQSLVIGAHGARSLTVYLVDPA from the coding sequence ATGGCTGATTCGCGCAATGAAGTGCTGTCCCGGATTCGGTCCCGCCAGTGGGACGGGCTGGCTGCTCCGGACTTGAACCAGGCCTGGACGCGGTACGACGATCCGCAGCACCAGTTCGCCGAGACGCTCAAGATGGTGGGAGGACGCTGCGTCGTCGTGAACTCCGTCGAAGAGGCCTGCGCCGATCTCCGGCATTTCGAGCCATTCGCGGCGGCGAAGAAAACGGTCAGCTGCGTTCCGGGAGTGGGGTGTTCCAACTTCGACCTCGCGTCCGTCACGGACCCGCACCTGCTCGAGGATGTCGACTTCGCAATCCTGCCGGGGGAACTGGCCGTCGCGGAGAATGCGGCTGTCTGGGTGACGGACCAGAACGTCCCCCATCGCGTCCTCTATTTTCTCCCACAGCATCTGGCGCTCGTGGTTCCCGTTGCGCGGCTGATGCACAACATGCATGAGGCACTCGCGGAAGTCGAGCCGGGCCGGCGCGCGTTCGGATGCTTCCTCGCGGGCCCGTCCAAGACGGCCGACATCGAGCAGTCGCTGGTGATCGGAGCCCATGGCGCCCGGTCGCTGACGGTGTACCTCGTCGACCCGGCCTGA